The bacterium DNA segment AACATGAGCTGTCGGTCGGGAGCCGCCATAGAGCTCGCCCAGGATGGCCTCCACGATCAGCCCGACGGGTGCCTCCGTGTACTCCTGCCCGCGGTAACCCCATACGCGACACCTTGTCTCGCCATCGCACCCGCAGAGATCACCGCGCTCGCCGCAGTTGCTCTCCCTGAGCTCACTCGCGATGTCGTGCCCGTTAACCCCGAATCGTTGGCGAGCTGACGAACTGCAAGACCTTCGCCTGCTGGGCCGACTCAACCAGCGTCTTGCGGACCTCTACTTGCGTCCCGGTCGCCTCAAGAGCAGGTCGAACCGCCTCTAAGGCTTCCCGCAAGCTCTCGTTACTCCCGAGGCAGCGAGAGCACGTGCCGAGGTCCAGGTAGAGAAAGTCGATCTCGACCCGCTGATCGTAGTGTCCCTGTGCCGAACTCGTCACCGTATCTGATGCCATAGTGGCCCTCCCACGCTCTATTCTGCAAGGCCCTGCCGCCGTAGGCTTTCGCCTACAAAGACGGAGCCGCGACCGAAAGGACACACCGTGCTCCCGACTTCGGTGCATTGAGCTGAGATCAGATGGGACACCGCCTTGCCCATCGCCTCGCGGGACACTTCCTTGCTGAGACCGCGAATCGCCTTGACGAGCGCCTGATTCGTCTGTCCCCTGCCGCGCAGCGCCTC contains these protein-coding regions:
- a CDS encoding DUF2703 domain-containing protein, producing the protein MASDTVTSSAQGHYDQRVEIDFLYLDLGTCSRCLGSNESLREALEAVRPALEATGTQVEVRKTLVESAQQAKVLQFVSSPTIRG